In Desulfofustis limnaeus, the genomic stretch AGTGTCATACCACCGGCCGTCGGCCGCCACTTTGAACTTTGATTCCATGTCCGGAACCTGTTTGATACACACCAGAATCTTCATAGCTTCCTCCTTTCAGGACCTGCTCTCAGACAGACAATCGGCCAGGACTTCGGCAATATCCTTGGGCCGCAACGATCCGTCGGCATCGGCGCCTTTGACGCCATCCTCAAACATGGTCAGGCAGAACGGGCAATTGGACAGCAGCTGCGGAGCCCCGGTGGCCAAGGCCATCTGGACCCGTTTGACGTTGATCCGTTCGCCGATCTTTTCCTCGGCCAGGATGCGTCCGCCGCCGGCGCTGCAGCAAAACGCCTCGTCCCGGCATTTTTCCATTTCCACGATGCGACCGCCGGCGGCCCCAATGAGCTCACGCGGCGGTTGATAGATGTCGTTGTGCCGGCCCAGATAGCAGGAATCGTGATAGGTACAGGCAAAATCTCGCGCCTTCAGAGACAGCTTGCCGGCACCAACCAGTTCGGCAAGAAAGACCGGGTGGGGTTGGACTTCCACCTCCAGGCCCAGATCCCGATAATCCTTGGCCAGCGTGTTGAAACAATGGGGGCAGGTGGTGACGACCCTGGCCGCACCACTTTGCTTGATGGCCTCGATATTTTCACCGGCCAGCGTCTGGTAGAGGTACTCGTTGCCCATTTTTCGCATCGGCTCGCCGCAACACTTCTCCTGCTTGCCGAGAATGCCCACCTTGACCCCGGCCGCCCGGCACAGCGCAACAAAACTCTTGGCCACGGCGATGTTGCGCTTGTCAAAAGAGGCATAACAGCCGACAAAATAGAGCACGTCCAGATCGGTACCTGATTCGGCTATCTCCAGCCCGAGCCCCTCCGCCCAGTCACCCCGAGAAGCATAGCCGCTGCCCAAAGGATTGCCGTTGACCTCGGTCTGCTCCATGGCCGTCATCACCTCGTCACCGGGAAACTCTCCTTCCATCAGCACCAAAGCCCGACGCATCTCGACGATCTTGCCCACGTGTTCGATGCCAGCGGGGCAGATCTCCTGACAGGCCCGGCAGGTGGTACAGGCCCAGAGGACATCCTTGCCGACGGTGGCGATCAAATCACGGTCGGGTTCCCCAAAGGCCGTTTCGCCAATCTGATTCACCAGCTTCATGGGCGACAGAGGCTTACCGGTGGCATACGCCGGACAGCGATCCTGACACCGCTTGCAAAGAGTACAGGCATCGGCGTCGAAGATGTCCTTCCAGGTCAGATCGGCAACTTCGGTGGCACCGAACTTCTCGGTCTCCTCGTTTTCCAGATCGAGCGTGACCAGTTTGCCTTTCGGTCCTCGGTCGGCAAAGAGGTAATTGGCACTGGTGGTGAAAATATGACGGAATTTGCTGGAGGGGATGACGGCGATAAAGCCCACCGCGAGAAACAGGTGCAGCCACCACAGCACCCGATGTAACACCAGCAGACCGGGTTCACCGATGCCGCTCATGGCCTTGGCGAAGAGCAATCCGACGGGTGACCACGCTGCCAACGGCGTCCCCATTTCGGTCACGGCGATACGGGCCCCCTCGATGACAAAACCGGTCAGCAGAATGGCAAACAGCAGCCCGTGCATCAGTGCATCGTCCGGCCCGGTGAGCAGCCCTTCGGGCCGAACCAGGTAGCGTCGAACCAGCAGCCCGGCAAGCATTATCAGGGCGATCAGGCCGGCCAGATCAAGCACCAGCGAAAACCAGAGATAGAAGGTTCCCCTGAGAAACACCAGGTCAAAGAGCGGATCGGTGAAATCGGCCTGAATGAAAACCAAGGTGGTGCCGATGGCCAGCAGCACAAATCCCCAGAAAAAAAAGGCATGAAACAGCCCCGGCCAGAGGACGCGCATGACTTTTTTCTGGAAGAACGTATCGGTGAGCATGGCACCAACACGCTCACCCAGATTATCCAGTCTGCCCAGCGGCCGTCCCAGCCGATAAACGATCCGACGCCGGAAAAAGGCCCGTACCAGAACCACGATCGCAGCCAGCGCCAACAGATACATCGGCACCAAGGTCAACGCTCCATGTCCGACATTCCAATAAATCTCTCGGGTATACTCCATGGCTCTCTCCATTGTCAGGATGACCTCGCCTGATGGCCGCTTGGGCCGAAGACCGCTCGTCCCTTTATAAATGTTGTTTACGTTAAGGTCAAGACAAAAGAATAGCTCCCCTTTGCGGCCTCTCTTTCTCCCTTTAATCTAGGGACATTTACCTTGCTTTTTTGTTTGACAGGGGATCGGCGCTCATGCTATCTTGGCCGTGAAAGTTACGTAAAGGTAAAATGTCCGAGCCTCGCCGTCGGCCCTGCCCGGACGAAAACCACAGCCCTTCAGAAACACCGGACCTAACGGCCGGTACACCAGTCTTCCTCGAGACCGGACCGTACCCGGCATGTACAGCCATGGCCGGCAAGACGTGTCAAGGCGAGGTTTCTCATGACTCGAAAAACGATCAAACCGGTACAAATTGGCGAGTTGGCAAAACAACTCGGTATAACGACTAGAACCATCCGCTATTACGAAGAAATCGGTCTCATGGGCAAATCGGACCGACTCGGGGGCAGCACCCGGATGTACGACAAGGATGATATCCTGCGCCTCAAGTTCATCTTGAAAATGAAGGCGATGGGCGTCTCGCTGAAAGAGATCCAGGAACTCTCCGAAATCTTCGATATCAACGACCAGGACTTTTCCACCATTACGCCCAAACTCATAGAAATTCTTGACCAGCATATCGCCAGGGTCGATGAAAAAATGGCGAAGCTCTCGTCCCTGCGCAACGATATTGTCAACTATCGGGTTCGGATCATGGATCTGTTGAAAAATGGCCACGCCATCTGATCGTGCCTTGTGGCCTGCGCTACCGACTCCGTTTACCTCTTTACGGGGAGCTTGAAAAATTCGAAATTTCGTTCAAGATCGAGGCGCGAAAGGTCATTTTATCGACGTTTCATGTACATGATATTCCGGTGATAAGATGTGATTGCGCACCGGTGAGATGGGGCGAAATGGCACTTTTTCACGGCTCTCTTACCTTGTTTCAACAGAGAGCAACGCAGAGGTGATTTACCGCCTCTTCGTTGGACCATTCATGCACCAGATTTTTTTTTGCGGAGGGTGGCTAGAGACTGCATATTCCCCTTGTTTTTCTACCTTATCTGAGTTATAGGTTGCGCGTGTTCCTAACGAATATCAGATCAGTTCTACCGCATCTCGTCACCTGTCTTGCAGGGTTTCTGCAGTCTCGTTGCCGATAAGGATTCTGACTGGTCATCTCAGCTGGAACAATGCATGTGGATTCTTCATTACTCATGATCCGCTGCTCATCTTCGGTTTCTCGCCCCTATCTGCCGACGGCAGATAGGTAGGGCGGTTGGGAGCACCGGAGATAGCACACGTGGTGTGGAGAATCGTATCAACCCGTCAGCCTGGAGGAACCGGCTGATGCCGCCTTCCGGCACCGGGAGACGGCGCATGAAAAAAGGGTCACTAATTGCCCACACACACAGGAGTATTAGTAATGTCAGAAGGAACAGTGAAATGGTTTAATGATGCAAAGGGTTTTGGCTTTATCGAGCAAGACGGAGGTCAGGATGTTTTTGTGCATCATTCCGCTATTCAAGCAGATGGCTTCCGGACCCTCGCCGAGGGCGAACGGGTGAGATTCGAGATTGTCGACGGAGCGAAAGGACCGGCAGCCAAAAACGTGCAGAAAATTTAACGGGCAATGCTAGTTATACCGGTTCGGGCAGCTACAGAAGCACCTGCCCGTCCGCTGCGGAAGCGGTTCCCTGCAACCGTCTCCTGATCCGCATCGAAGGGGGTGGCCTCATGGCTGTCCCCTTTTTCTTTGCCACCAACTCTGCGGCCCGATATCTTCGGGCAGGTACAAGCCGCTGTCCAGGATCCAGGCAGTTACCAGCCCGGCAGGCGTGATATCGAAGGCCGGATTGGCCACCTCGCTGCGTTCAGGCGCCCACCGGCAGCAACCGAAAGCACCGCTCACCCCTCTGATCTCCTGAGCATCCCGTTGTTCTATGGGAATGGCCTCGCCGTTGGGGCAACCTGGATCGACGGTGGTAACCGGCGCCACCACGTAGAACGGAATTCGATGATAACGGGCGGCAACCGCCAAAGCATAGGTGCCAATCTTGTTGGCGAAATCACCGTTCGCGGCAATCCGGTCACTCCCGACCAGAACACGCTGCACCATCCCCTGACGCATCAGAGCCGGTGCCGCCGAGTCACAGATTATTCGATGCTCGATCCCGGCTTGCAGGCATTCCCAAGCGGTCAAGCGTCCTCCTTGCAGGAGCGGCCGCGTTTCCGCCACCCAGACGAACGGCCGCTTTCCTTCCCGTTGCGCCCGGGCGATCACCCCGAAGGCGGTCCCTTCCCCGGCAGTGGCCAGGGATCCGGTGTTGCAAATAGTCAGTATTTTTTCAGAATCGCCGAGCAAGCGGGCTCCCGAAAGGGCCATTCGAGCACATGACTCAACGTCTTCGCGATGGATGCTGACCGCTTCCTGGACCAGTGATCGAGGATAGTCGGCAGCCGTCATCAACGGCAACAGCCGATCGATACTGCCCATCAGGTTGTATGCGGTGGGACGGGCGTCACGCAAACGCAAGGCGTCTGCCCGTAACTGGTGCGGCGCTCTGCCCCGCTCGGCACACACGGCCAGCAGCAGGGCTGCAGCAACGCCGATCGCCGGCGCCCCGCGAATGGCCAGACGACGCATCAATTCGATCAAGGTGGGAACATCATCACAACACTGCCAAACCTCCTGGTGCGGCAACAGACTCTGGTCCAAAATAAACAGTGAGCTGCCGTCATAGCGGAGACACCCGCTGGTAAGCGGAGTCATCGGGCCACCTCAATCGTTCGGCCAGGCAAGGGCCAGCGCCAAGGTCTCAACCAACGCCACCACGGCTTGACGCGGGCTGGCACCGTAACTGAGGACGCCGTCTCGGTGGCCGCCCATGACCAGGACCCGGCTTCCCACCGCTCGTGCTGCATAAAAGAGCCGCTCCACCTCGGCGGCCATGGCGACCGTCCCATAAAGCGCTTCGGGAGCTGTCGTCAATAGCCCAAGTTCATCGCTCCGCTCCCAGATTTCCGGGCAATGTCCGTGAACGACGCACTGTACCTCCGGGTCCAATCGGTAGATCTGGCCATGGGTCAAGGCCTCCGAAGACGGAGGCACCGCGCCTCGGGCGGCAACGCTGTTGGCAGCCGGGTCCCATCCGGTAACCAGGGCGTAGTGCGTGGTCGTCAGAGAAGGGTGGCCGCCGGTTTGGGTGCCGGTAACGATAAACCCGTCGATGCCGTCCCGCCGATAACGCCTACTGATATTACCGTACCCATAGCCGCCGTAGCGATCGACCGACTGGCCGATGAGTTGCAGGCGATGCAGGATTCTGCGCCAGGACTCGATCTCCCGGATGGCATCAGCGCTCAGACAGTCATCCCTCCGCTCAAAAGACACCTGAAACTTGCAGACACCCTCTCGTCCCGACCAATCATTGCCCATCATTTCTCCTCAGCGCTCACCAAACAGATCCATCCTCCGGTGCTGCAACGCCGGGAACCGTTGGCGAACCCGATGTAGTTCCTCGAGATCGAGGTCGGCGACGATGGTCGTAACCCCATCGCTTGCCTGAGCGACGACCACACCCCAGGGGTTGATCACCATGCTGCGGCCGTACAACAGGTGTTCGGGAGGAGCTGTGCCCCACTGGCCGGCGGCGACGACCCAACACAGGTTCTCGATGGCCCGGGCCCGCAGCAGAACTTCCCAGTGATCCCGGCCGGTTTGCAGGGTAAAAGCGGCGGGCACCAGCAGAACCGTCGCGCCGTGGCTCACCAAACGGCGAAACAGCTCGGGAAAACGGAGATCATAGCAGGTCGCCATACCGAAGACCACGCCATCGATGGTGCAGGTAACCACCGTATCGCCGGGGGTAATCAGGTCCGATTCGCGGTAACAGAGCCCGCCCGGGATCTCCACGTCAAACAGATGGATTTTGCGGTAAGAGGCGATAATCGTGCCGGCGGGGTCAATGACAACCCCGGTATTGTACAGACGTTCACCCGCTTTCTCCAGAAAGCTGCCGATATGGAGATAAATCCCGCAGGAACGGGACAGTGCTCGAAAACGGGGCAACCAGCCGGCCTCGACCAGAGGCTTTGCGTGTTCACGTTTCGCCTGCTCCGGCCCGATGAAATCGAAATGCTCGGGTAACATGACCAATCGGGCGCCGGCTTCGGCAAGCGTCACGATCGCCGCTTCGGCAGCTTTCAAATTGGCCTCCCGGTCATCTCTGCTGTTGAGCTGGGCACATCCGACTCTCATCGTACGCATCTCCCTTGTTAGCTATCACGTCCAGGGGTGGCTGACAGATTTCACAGATACCAGAGTGTGCCCGAAAAGAAAAGTCCGGCACTGATCAGCTCGTTCTGTTTCAACAAGACAGGGGCAACCGATCGCTGCCGGTTGCCCCTGTCTGTTCTGGTACGCTGAAGGCAGCTCAGACTTTGAAACCGCCGACGATGGTGTTCAGCTCGCCGGCCATCTTCTGCAGGCTCTTGGAACTCTCCTCCACCAACTTGCTGCTCCGGTTGATGGCTTCCGCCGCCGCATTCACCTCCGAAATGTCCTTGGAAATGTCGTTGGCCACGATCGAACTCTGGCTGACGTTCTCGTTCACCTCCTGAATGCCCTGGCTGGCCTGGGTGATATTGTTGGCTATCTCCTGGGTCGCCGCCGTCTGCTCCTCCACCGCCGTGGCGATCGTCGCCACAATGTCGTTGACGCCGCTGATCACCGTCGAGATCTGATCGATCTCCACCCCCGTCGATTGCGTCGTTCGCTGCACCTCTTCGATCAGGTTCTTGATGTCCAGCGTCGCTTCAGCAGTCTGCTTGGCCAGTTCCTTGATCTCGTTGGCCACCACCGCAAAGCCCTTGCCCGCCTCACCGGCACGGGCCGCCTCGATGGTGGCGTTCAAGGCCAGCAGGTTGGTCTGTTCCGAGATCTCGGTGATCGTCTCCGTCACCCGACCGATCTTCTCCGCCGCCTGCCCAAGTTCGCCCATTTTGCCGGCGGCGTTTTCCGCCTGCCGCACCGCGTCGGTGGAAACGCTGCGCGCTTTCTCCGCATTCTCCGCAATCTCGTTGATCGTCGAGGTCATCTGCTCGGAGGCTGCCGCCACCATGTTGGTGTTGGTCGCCGATTGCTCCATCGCCGCCGCCACGTTGTTCAGATTGGCGCTCATCTCCTCTGCCGCAGTCGCCACGTTTCGGGCCCGCTTCGAGGTATCCTCGGCACCGCTCGACAACTCCCCGGCGATCGACAACAGATCCGTCGACGAGCTACCCACCACTGACGAGTTTTGAGCAATCCGCTTGATGATGCCCTGCAATTTCTCGATGAAGGTGTTGAACCACAAGGCCATCTCGCCCACTTCGTCTTTCGACTTCACCTGCAGGCGCATGGTCAGGTCGCCCTCACCCTCGGCGATATCCTTCAGGCCGGCCACCGCATCGTTGATCGGCTTGACGATGGCCAACGCTGCAACGAACACCAGAACCACGGTAACGATCAACGCAATCAACCCAACCAGCAGGATCAGATTGCGGATGGAGTGGGCCGCCGCGAGGAATTCCTCAGTGTCCTGAGTGGCGGCAATAAACCATTTGACCTCGGCCAGGGGCGCATAACCGGCTACTTTGTCGATACCTTGGAAAACATAGTCCTCGACGCTGCGCTTTCCGGCCAGCATGGACTGCATGAACGCCTCCATGCCCTCTATCTCAGCAGGATTGAGATCCAGGATAAATTCCCGTTTGGGATGCGCCAGGATCAACCCCGTATGATCGGTCATGAAACCGTAGCCGGTCTCGCCAATCTTACGACCGGCGACGAGATCGACGAGGAAGTCGACTTTCATCACCAAACCAAAGGTCCCAAGGAACTCCGCGGATGAGGACGTGATCGGGGCACAGACGACACTGATCAGTTTCTGTGTCGCCTGGGAACGCACCACCTCCCCGACCACCGTCTTGCCGGAACGCTTAACCTCTTGAAAATAATCCCGTTGCTCGATATTGGATCCCTTGTACTCCTTGCCGCTATCCAACACGCCGGTGTAGAGCAACCCGCTCCTATCGGTGACGAAAATTCCCTGGTAATTATCACCGAGCTGGCCAAACTGGGCCGTCAAATCAGCAAACAACCGGCTGATCTCCGCTGCCGCTCCGTCGACACCATCCTGCTTGACCTTCTCGGCCACCTCAATAATTTTCCGATCAGCAGCGAAGACCTCGGCGATCTTCTTTTCCTCCACCAAAATATTGTCGACCAATCGAGCCAGATCGGCAGCCACGTCCTGAGCCCCCTCCTTGCCCAGCTGATCCAGCGCGTTGGTCGACTTGACCACCGAGATCAAGCCAACGATAATCAACGGCAGCAAGACCAGAATAACGCCCCCCACCAGCAACTTGAACCTGATTGACGTAACTTTCATGTGTCCCTCCTCATAAAACTTTCATGAAACTCACAACAGACTCTTTTTTCACCTGAGTATAGGCGAGCCGAGAGGCAAATTGCAAATGGCTCACCGACAAAATAATATCGATTCTCATCAAGCCACCATAGCTACGACACTTTTCAGCCACCCTTTGTCCCGCCGATGCTTCGGGACCAGAGGAAAATGAAGCAGCGATTCCCCTATCTTCTCCGTGACGGATGAGCAGAGGAGTGGTATAAGGGCACACAGCCGACGGCGGCGGATCATCACTCACGTTTTCAGGAAGACAACACCATGTTCGGCACCATCGTCAACGCGCTGGCCATCATCGCCGGCAGCCTGCTCGGCCTCCTTTTCAGCAAGGGGATTGCGGAGCGTTACAAGGAGATCATCCTGAGCGGTGTCGGCCTTGCCGTGGTTTTGATCGGCATCAGGAGCGCGCTCAGTTCAGACGATCTGATGGTGGTGATTTTTTCGATGATCATCGGGGCGGTGATCGGCGAGTTTCTGGCCATCGAAAAACGGTTGGCCCGTTTCGGCACCTTTCTGGAAAAAACGGTTGCCGCCAAATCGAGCGACACCAGTTCCTTTGCCCGCGGCTTCGTCACCGCCAGCCTGGTGTTCTGTGTCGGCTCGATGGCTATCGTCGGCTCTCTGGAGAGCGGTCTTACCGGCAATCATCAAACGCTGTTCGCCAAATCGATTCTCGACGGAGTTACGTCGATCATCTTCGCTTCGGCAATGGGGCTTGGCGTTTTGTTCTCCAGCCTGGCCGTCTTCCTCTATCAGGGCCTGATTACGCTGACTGCCGTCTTCCTCAAGAATTTTCTGGTCCCTGAGACAATCAGCCAGATGACCTCGGTGGGTGGCCTGTTGATCCTGGCCATCGGTTTGAACATGCTAAAGATAACAACCATCCGGGTGGGCAACCTGCTCCCCGGCATCTTCCTGCCGCTCGTCTACTTCATGGCACTGCAGCTTCGCTGGTGGTGACGCACTGCTCACACCCGGGTCCGCACCCGGTCCCACCGTTTGACCTGCCAGGTGGTGTGGGCAATGGCTATCTCGTTGCCGGAACGGTCACGCACCTCACTGCGCATGCGGATCGACACCTTTTCCTGCGATCGTAACGGTTCGATAACTTCCTGCAGCAACCGCTCGTCCGACAACTCGCTCTCGGACACAATCAAATCCTTGGCTTGATAGGAATAGTCAACTTCCAGGCGGGCCATGATCAACCGATACCGGCCTGGATCGAGCCGGGAAAGAAGCAAAAAGCCGGCGGACATCTCGGCCACCGTGGCAATGGCGCAG encodes the following:
- a CDS encoding cold-shock protein, translating into MSEGTVKWFNDAKGFGFIEQDGGQDVFVHHSAIQADGFRTLAEGERVRFEIVDGAKGPAAKNVQKI
- a CDS encoding DUF4442 domain-containing protein: MKLLPQLICRARKSAFWLWVMNLVLAWIIPFNRPHGFRIAMISENRARSAASWRRVNRNHVRGIHACAIATVAEMSAGFLLLSRLDPGRYRLIMARLEVDYSYQAKDLIVSESELSDERLLQEVIEPLRSQEKVSIRMRSEVRDRSGNEIAIAHTTWQVKRWDRVRTRV
- a CDS encoding DUF554 domain-containing protein, which codes for MFGTIVNALAIIAGSLLGLLFSKGIAERYKEIILSGVGLAVVLIGIRSALSSDDLMVVIFSMIIGAVIGEFLAIEKRLARFGTFLEKTVAAKSSDTSSFARGFVTASLVFCVGSMAIVGSLESGLTGNHQTLFAKSILDGVTSIIFASAMGLGVLFSSLAVFLYQGLITLTAVFLKNFLVPETISQMTSVGGLLILAIGLNMLKITTIRVGNLLPGIFLPLVYFMALQLRWW
- a CDS encoding class II aldolase/adducin family protein, translated to MMGNDWSGREGVCKFQVSFERRDDCLSADAIREIESWRRILHRLQLIGQSVDRYGGYGYGNISRRYRRDGIDGFIVTGTQTGGHPSLTTTHYALVTGWDPAANSVAARGAVPPSSEALTHGQIYRLDPEVQCVVHGHCPEIWERSDELGLLTTAPEALYGTVAMAAEVERLFYAARAVGSRVLVMGGHRDGVLSYGASPRQAVVALVETLALALAWPND
- a CDS encoding carbon-nitrogen hydrolase family protein, which produces MRVGCAQLNSRDDREANLKAAEAAIVTLAEAGARLVMLPEHFDFIGPEQAKREHAKPLVEAGWLPRFRALSRSCGIYLHIGSFLEKAGERLYNTGVVIDPAGTIIASYRKIHLFDVEIPGGLCYRESDLITPGDTVVTCTIDGVVFGMATCYDLRFPELFRRLVSHGATVLLVPAAFTLQTGRDHWEVLLRARAIENLCWVVAAGQWGTAPPEHLLYGRSMVINPWGVVVAQASDGVTTIVADLDLEELHRVRQRFPALQHRRMDLFGER
- a CDS encoding MerR family transcriptional regulator, translated to MTRKTIKPVQIGELAKQLGITTRTIRYYEEIGLMGKSDRLGGSTRMYDKDDILRLKFILKMKAMGVSLKEIQELSEIFDINDQDFSTITPKLIEILDQHIARVDEKMAKLSSLRNDIVNYRVRIMDLLKNGHAI
- a CDS encoding heterodisulfide reductase-related iron-sulfur binding cluster, which gives rise to MEYTREIYWNVGHGALTLVPMYLLALAAIVVLVRAFFRRRIVYRLGRPLGRLDNLGERVGAMLTDTFFQKKVMRVLWPGLFHAFFFWGFVLLAIGTTLVFIQADFTDPLFDLVFLRGTFYLWFSLVLDLAGLIALIMLAGLLVRRYLVRPEGLLTGPDDALMHGLLFAILLTGFVIEGARIAVTEMGTPLAAWSPVGLLFAKAMSGIGEPGLLVLHRVLWWLHLFLAVGFIAVIPSSKFRHIFTTSANYLFADRGPKGKLVTLDLENEETEKFGATEVADLTWKDIFDADACTLCKRCQDRCPAYATGKPLSPMKLVNQIGETAFGEPDRDLIATVGKDVLWACTTCRACQEICPAGIEHVGKIVEMRRALVLMEGEFPGDEVMTAMEQTEVNGNPLGSGYASRGDWAEGLGLEIAESGTDLDVLYFVGCYASFDKRNIAVAKSFVALCRAAGVKVGILGKQEKCCGEPMRKMGNEYLYQTLAGENIEAIKQSGAARVVTTCPHCFNTLAKDYRDLGLEVEVQPHPVFLAELVGAGKLSLKARDFACTYHDSCYLGRHNDIYQPPRELIGAAGGRIVEMEKCRDEAFCCSAGGGRILAEEKIGERINVKRVQMALATGAPQLLSNCPFCLTMFEDGVKGADADGSLRPKDIAEVLADCLSESRS
- the mtnA gene encoding S-methyl-5-thioribose-1-phosphate isomerase, which translates into the protein MTPLTSGCLRYDGSSLFILDQSLLPHQEVWQCCDDVPTLIELMRRLAIRGAPAIGVAAALLLAVCAERGRAPHQLRADALRLRDARPTAYNLMGSIDRLLPLMTAADYPRSLVQEAVSIHREDVESCARMALSGARLLGDSEKILTICNTGSLATAGEGTAFGVIARAQREGKRPFVWVAETRPLLQGGRLTAWECLQAGIEHRIICDSAAPALMRQGMVQRVLVGSDRIAANGDFANKIGTYALAVAARYHRIPFYVVAPVTTVDPGCPNGEAIPIEQRDAQEIRGVSGAFGCCRWAPERSEVANPAFDITPAGLVTAWILDSGLYLPEDIGPQSWWQRKRGQP
- a CDS encoding methyl-accepting chemotaxis protein, with amino-acid sequence MKVTSIRFKLLVGGVILVLLPLIIVGLISVVKSTNALDQLGKEGAQDVAADLARLVDNILVEEKKIAEVFAADRKIIEVAEKVKQDGVDGAAAEISRLFADLTAQFGQLGDNYQGIFVTDRSGLLYTGVLDSGKEYKGSNIEQRDYFQEVKRSGKTVVGEVVRSQATQKLISVVCAPITSSSAEFLGTFGLVMKVDFLVDLVAGRKIGETGYGFMTDHTGLILAHPKREFILDLNPAEIEGMEAFMQSMLAGKRSVEDYVFQGIDKVAGYAPLAEVKWFIAATQDTEEFLAAAHSIRNLILLVGLIALIVTVVLVFVAALAIVKPINDAVAGLKDIAEGEGDLTMRLQVKSKDEVGEMALWFNTFIEKLQGIIKRIAQNSSVVGSSSTDLLSIAGELSSGAEDTSKRARNVATAAEEMSANLNNVAAAMEQSATNTNMVAAASEQMTSTINEIAENAEKARSVSTDAVRQAENAAGKMGELGQAAEKIGRVTETITEISEQTNLLALNATIEAARAGEAGKGFAVVANEIKELAKQTAEATLDIKNLIEEVQRTTQSTGVEIDQISTVISGVNDIVATIATAVEEQTAATQEIANNITQASQGIQEVNENVSQSSIVANDISKDISEVNAAAEAINRSSKLVEESSKSLQKMAGELNTIVGGFKV